From Amycolatopsis sp. YIM 10, the proteins below share one genomic window:
- a CDS encoding ATP/GTP-binding protein, with protein sequence MNAPRPSTGPTSSAKIVVAGGFGSGKTTLVGAISEIDPLTTEASMTEAGAGVDDISATPNKTTTTVAMDFGRITLDSDIVLYVFGTPGQHRFWFMWDDLALGAIGAVVLIDTRRLADAFPSIDFFENRKLPYVVAINCFDRLLHHQIEDVRHALTISPNVPIMACDARDRESAKQVLISVVQHAIQHDSARRAG encoded by the coding sequence GTGAACGCACCACGCCCGTCCACCGGGCCGACCTCATCGGCGAAGATCGTGGTCGCCGGTGGGTTCGGTTCGGGCAAGACCACCCTGGTGGGGGCGATCTCGGAGATCGACCCGCTGACCACCGAGGCGTCGATGACCGAGGCAGGCGCCGGGGTGGACGACATCTCGGCCACGCCGAACAAGACCACCACCACGGTGGCCATGGACTTCGGCCGGATCACCCTGGACTCGGACATCGTGCTGTACGTGTTCGGCACGCCGGGCCAGCACCGGTTCTGGTTCATGTGGGACGACCTGGCGCTCGGGGCGATCGGCGCGGTCGTGCTGATCGACACCCGCCGCCTCGCCGACGCCTTCCCGTCGATCGACTTCTTCGAGAACCGGAAGCTGCCGTACGTGGTCGCCATCAACTGCTTCGACCGCCTGCTGCACCACCAGATCGAGGACGTCCGGCACGCGCTGACCATCTCGCCGAACGTGCCGATCATGGCCTGCGACGCACGGGACCGGGAGTCGGCGAAGCAGGTGCTGATCTCGGTCGTGCAGCACGCCATCCAACACGATTCGGCCCGCCGCGCGGGTTAG
- a CDS encoding roadblock/LC7 domain-containing protein: MTGAQPEGTSQPSTLANGGFAWLITDFVKRVPGAAHAVVVSADGLMLAHSRGLPKDKADQLAAVASGLTSLARGAAKIFEGGTVAQTVVEMAGGFMFLMSVSDGSCLAVLGAPDSDIGLVVYEMTLLVDRVGKQLTPAQRAQLRGANGPQPVVSL, translated from the coding sequence GTGACAGGGGCGCAGCCGGAAGGCACGAGCCAGCCGAGCACGCTGGCGAACGGTGGGTTCGCCTGGTTGATCACGGATTTTGTGAAGCGGGTGCCCGGTGCCGCGCACGCGGTGGTGGTCTCCGCGGACGGGCTGATGCTGGCGCACTCCCGCGGCCTGCCGAAGGACAAGGCCGATCAACTGGCGGCGGTCGCGTCGGGGCTGACCAGCCTCGCGCGCGGCGCGGCGAAGATCTTCGAGGGTGGCACGGTCGCGCAGACCGTGGTGGAGATGGCAGGAGGGTTCATGTTCCTGATGTCGGTCTCCGACGGCTCCTGCCTGGCCGTGCTGGGCGCGCCGGACAGCGACATCGGGCTGGTGGTCTACGAGATGACCCTGCTGGTGGACCGGGTCGGCAAGCAGCTGACCCCGGCCCAGCGCGCCCAGTTGCGTGGCGCGAACGGCCCCCAACCGGTCGTTTCCCTGTAG